Part of the Listeria innocua genome is shown below.
AAAGGGAAAAAGATAATGAAAACTTCCACGCATCGCCCTAAAAAAGCTCGAAAATTACGGGGTAGATTACAGGAAGCAATAATTACCAAAGAAATCCTTGATAAACCAGTCTCTTTACGAAAAAACCATCTATAGAAATAAGCTCAAGAACTCGTTTCTTGGGCTTATTTTTTTGCTGTGTCCAAACTGTTACATAATAAAGTTAAGTTTTAAAATAGCTGTATTACAACTGTAACATTCACCTGATATGCTGTGGGTATATAAAAAAGGGGTGCGTGGATTGAAAATAATAGCAGCGAGAAGAAAGATTTTTTTTGCGTTAATAGCTTTAATGATTTCTTTTTCAGTACTATTTTTACCAACAAATAGCGCATCAGCAGCAACTACTTACAAGATGACGACAACAGCTGATGTAAATGTTCGCACAGCAGACAATACAAGCGGCAAAGTCATCGGTTTTTACAAAAAGGGTACTACGGTTACTTTTACAGCCAAAACAAAAAATAACTGGTACAAAACAACATACAACGGTAAAGTAGGATATGTTTCAGGTAAATGTTTAACTACATACAAAGCACCTGTTGCAACAACACAAAGTTTTACCGCATTAAATAATGAAGCGAGAAAACACCTTGGCAAGCGCTATAAAATCGGCGCAACTGGCCCAAGCTGCTTTGATTGCTCTGGATATACGCAATATGTATATTCAAAAGGAATAAAAAAATCTATTCCTCGTACAGCTAAACAGCAATATGCTTCCGCCAAAAAAATTAAAGCAAGCGAACTAAAAAACGGCGATTTAATTTTCTTTAATTACGGCAAAGGGATTGCCCATGTTGGGATTTATGTAGGAAATGGAAAAATGCTTAACGCCCAAAATAACGGCGTGAAATACGACACTATCAAATCTGGCTACTGGAAAAAATATATTGCTGGATACGGTCGTGTAGCAAATTTAAAATAATTTTACAAAGCGTCACTTTCCGGTGATGCTTTTTTGTGTAATTAATAAGGAGGAATCATAAGTGGAGTTTAGTATAAAAGAAATGCCTTTAGAAGAGTTGGAACCGAAAGTAATCGAAGGTCTGATGAATCATAAAGAAAGAATGGGATACTCGATACCTAAAAGTGAACCTGTTTTTATTGGATTTGCGGCGATAAATCACGAAGGAGAAATAGTCGGTGGCGTAACAGCTAAAATGAGTTACGGTGAACTCTATGTGTCACTGCTTTCAGTAGATCAAAAAATGCAAGGAACAGGGGTAGGGACAGCATTAATAGAACAAGTAGAAAGATATGGTAGAGAACATCATTGCCACCATATCTCTCTAACGACATTCAGTTATCAAGCTCCGGAATTTTATAAAAAATGTGGTTTCATAGAGCTTGGCCGTATCACAGATTTTCCATTAAAAGGTGAGGAAAAATACTTTTTCGTCAAATATCTATAAAGTCTACATGGAACTGTTTTTGTTAGCAGCGGCTTGAACGGCACTAATGACAGAGGAACGGAAACCTGTATCTTCCAGTGACTTGACTGCTTCGATTGTTGTTCCACCAGGAGAGGTGACCATGTCTTTTAGTTTTCCAGGATGTTCGCCAGTTTCTAATACCATTTTTGCGGCACCAAGAACGGCTTGAGCTGCGAATTTATAAGCTTTATCTCGCGGCATACCCTTCAAAACAGCTCCATCAGCAAGCGCCTCGATAAACATATACACATATGCTGGGGACGAACCACTGACGCCCACTACGGCATCCATCAAGTTCTCAGCAACAACTTCGGCTTTTCCAAAACTAGAAAAAATAGTAGAAATATGCGCTGTTTCTTCCGCAGTTACATTGCTATTAGGCGAAATGGATGACATTGCTTCGCCGACAAGCGCCGGGGTATTTGGCATAACGCGAACAATTTTAGTTTCTGTTGACGTTAATTCTTCTAAGTCTTTAATTGTAACCCCTGCTGCTACAGAAATAACGATTTTTTCAGGTATTATCTTATCTTTTACTGCTGTTAAAATCTCAGGAATAGTATAAGGCTTAACGGATAAAATGATAATATCTGCTTGTTCTGCAAGTTGAGCGATATCCGTTGTTAATTGAATTCCGTTAAATTCCGTTTTAAGTGGTTTTAATTTTTCCATATCTCTACCACACACAAGAATGTCTTCTTCTTTCCCCAAGTTAGCTTTTGCTAAACCACGAATCATTGCTGCACCCATATTTCCCGCGCCTATAAAACCGATTTTTTTCATACTAATTTTCGCTCCTAACAAAATCTTTTTTTCTATTATCTCACGTTATGTGGCTTTGTCCAGCTTTTGAGGAGTGTAGCAACAGTCAAATTAGATTTAAAACAACCTTAGGACTTATTCTAAGGTTTTTTGAGTTTGGGATTGTATTTTTTGTGAAAAAAAGTCTGTTTTTGAACTAAACTTGTAAAGCCATTCATGAAATTTATAGCGCAACTAAACTTTGGCTCGTATGAATAATAAAATGTAGCGAAAATGTGTCAAAAGCGACTCGCTTGACAACTAAAAATAAACATTATTGTGATAATTGTCCCCAAATAAGTGATTCTGAGCAACAGTGAAAATTAGCTTAGGATACCATATAGCACTCAATGTTTTTAAGGTTTGAAAGCGCTATAAATGGCGTTTTTATCAGCTATAATTAACATTGGATAACAGTTCCAACTACATAATACTGCGAGGTGAAAACATTGAATTTCTTTCTACAATTATTAGGCAACTTTTCTGGCGCTTTAAATTTCCCAGACGTAACAGAAATCCTAAACAACTTAATTAAAGTTATTTTTGGTTGATTTCAAAAAAATAAAACAAGAGAGGAGGTAACTAAAGTTGAATTTCTTTCTACAATTATTAGGTAATTTCTCAGGAGCGCTTAACTTCCCGGAAATCACAGGATTATTAAACAACTTAATGAAAGCAATCTTTGGTTGATTTTCACAAAAATAAAACAGCAGAGGAGGCCACTAAAAAATGAATTTCTTTTTACAATTATTAACTAACCTTTCAGGAGCATTCAATTTCCCAGAAATCACAGGATTACTAAACAACTTAATCAAAGGAATCTTTGGTTGATTGCTCATTAGAATAAGTTGAAATATAGGGTTAAGGCTGACTTAACCCTATTTTGTAATTAAAGATGTAAATGAGGAGGATTTTTAATCCATGAAAAAAATAATCGCGTTAATCACAACAGTTGCACTTCTATCAATGGTTGTCTTTAACTTTATTCCGAGTATGGTTGCAGATGCGGCTAGTACTTCCGAGAGCAATTTGACATATAAAGATGTACGAAATGGTTTTTACTTTGTTGGATATGAAGATGTGCAACTTGAAAAAGGTAAAAGTTATAAATATACAGTAGCTTATGAAGCAAATGTTGACATGCAAGCGACTGATACTGTTACAGGTCAATCAGCAAAAGCAGGACTATTTATACCAAATTCGTCTGGCGTAGAACTTGATAGTAACAATGTGACTACTACACAAAATAACGTAGTCGATGTAGCAAATGACGGAAATAAAGTATTTACACATACATTTGAATTTACAGTAAAAGAAGATACAAAAGCAGATATTGGTACTTATTTAGGAGCAGGATCTGTCATCCCAACGACTCCAGATGCAACAATAATCTGGAAAAACGTATCAGTAACAAATGAAACGCCCGCAGAACAACCAGAAGCTCCAGTTATTAATGCAGAAGATAAAACAATCGAACAAAACGAAACTTTTGATGCATTAAAGGAAGTAACTGCAACAGATAAAAAAGATGGCGACCTTACAAAAAGCGTCAAAGTAACTAAAAACACAGTGGATACGACGAAAAGCGGCGAGTATGACGTTGACTATAGTGTGACAAACTCAAGCAAACTCACAACGACAAAAAGCATCAAAGTAACCGTTACTCCTGTAGAAACAAAAACAAACACAGCTCCAGTTATTGATGCAAAAGATCAAACAATCAAAGTTGGTGACCTATTTAATTCGTTAAAAGGAGTTACGGCAACGGATAAAGAAGACGGCGATCTAACAGCGAAAATTAAAGTAACAAAAGACACTGTAAACAATGCGGAAAAAGGCGTTTACCAAGTAACTTATACAGTTACAGATTCCGGTAATCTATCAGCCTCTCTTACAATCAAAGTGACTGTTACTCAAGATGGAAAATTAATTGTTAATCCAAGCGATCCGACAAATCCAGCTGATCCATCCAATCCAGAAGTAACAAAAACTCCTGTAGAATTTGAAAGAGCTTCAGTTGATCCAACAACGACTAAAGTAAATGTGAACAAAATTCCAAAAACTGGTGATAGCTCGATGATATGGGTAGTCTTAGCAGGACTAGGCTTAACTACCATTGGCATCAGCTCTTATCGCAAAAAAGCAAATAGATAATTTATCATTGATGAAAAGAGTATGCTAGATCTGAAATCAGATACTCTTTTCATTAACTAGATGATAAAATGGCAATCAAGGGCTATTTTTAAAGAGCTTTACACAGAGAGGGGAGTCATTTATGCCAAAAATTGCTAAAAGTGATCGATTGGAGAATGTTGCTTTTGAGTACATTAAGAACAAAATTACAACAGGGGAGTATCCTACCGGGTACAGAGTAGTAGAAGCGAAATTGTCTCAAGAATTAAACATGAGCAGAACACCAATTAGAAGGGCGATTATTAATCTTTGCCATTCTGGTTTTTTAGTTCATCAGTATAATCGTGGTGCCTTCGTTCAAAATACAGAGGTAACAATTACTGAGTTTTTTTCAAGAATGAAATTGGTCGAACTTTTAGTGTATGAAAGCACGGAAAAATTAGCTTTACGGGAAGATTATATTGTTGTAGATGACATCATAGAAATAGCAGAAAAAGTAATTCAATATGAAAAAAATAGAGAATATGAGTTAATGCGGGGTGCTTTTGAAGATTTTATTAGCACGTTTATCGGTAAGTTGAACAATGATTACTTTAATAGAGTAATTCAAGATTTATGGAATGAAATAAATGACAACGCAACCAAAGAAGTAAGACTTATTATTGTTTCTGCGAGTGATCGAATTGCGGAAGAATTAGCGCACATGATTGAAATTTTAAAATCATGGAATTACGAACAATTAAAAAAATGTTTTCAACACATAATGAACGCAATGATTTTAATTGCTTTTTAAAGAGAGGTTTATAACTATTGAAAAAAATAAGCTGGATGATTATCATGCTGATTATCGTTGCTATATCAGTAGGCTATTATTTTATAAAAGAAAATGAGAAAAAAACACCACAAGTAATTAATTACAAAACAGTCGAAGCGAATAAAACAGACTTAAGCGTCTATGTTTCCGCAGAAGGTCATATCATAAAAACAGTAAATGAATGGCCAGATTATAAAGATTTTGCAGTACAAATTATGGTGGACGAGCTAGAAATCAATCAAATAAAAGAAAAACAAGCAGCAAATGTCCACGTTGAAGCCGTAGATAATAAGATTTACAAAGGCAAAGTTTCTGATATAGATGAAAAAGGCATCATAAACGGCTCCGTAACATCGTATAAAGTTACGATTGATTTGGAAAATGATGATAATTTAAAAGAAAATATGTCAGTAAGTGCTGACGTGCTCGTGGCACTAGAAAAAATGATTCTGACAATCCCGATAGAAGCAGTTCACACAGATAAACAAGACAAAAATTATGTTTATATTGTTGATGAAAATAAGCAAAAAAAGAAAATCTGGATTGAAACAGGAAAACATAATACAAAATCTATCCAAGTAGTAAAAGGACTTACAGAAGGACAACCTGTGATTATTCCTTAAATGGAGGAGAGTGCGACATGATTCAACTATTTAACATCTCAAAATCCTACCAAATGGGAGAAAACACAATAAAAGCATTAGACGACATATCGCTTCAAATCAGTGAAGGTGAATTTTTAGCCATTATCGGCCCATCTGGTTCTGGAAAATCTACCTTAATGAATATACTTGGAATTCTTGATAAGGCGACGGTTGGTGAGTACTATCTCAATAAAAGGAATTTAATGCGCGTATCAGACCGAAAGATTTCTAAAATTAGAAATCGGAAAATCGGTTTTATTTTCCAGCAATTTAATTTAATGCCCCGACTCACTGCTTTTGAAAATGTAGAATTGCCGCTTGTATATCGAGGTGTAGGTAAAGCTGTTCGAAAAAGAGTCGTATTAAAAAGTTTAGAACGAGTTGGATTATTAGATAAAAAGAAACATCTACCTGCCCAGCTTTCAGGAGGTCAGCAGCAACGTATCGCGATAGCACGAGCCATAGCAGGAAGTCCGGAAATAATACTAGCAGATGAACCAACAGGCGCGCTTGATTCTAAAACCGGAGAAGAAGTAATGTCGTTGCTTAAAGAAATTCACCGAGAAGGAAATACATTAATTATGATTACACACGATCAAGAAATCGCCCAACAAGCAGAGCGAATAATAGAAATTAAAGACGGCAAACTCTGTGAATGGAACAAATTATGAATATTTTTCAAAGCATTAAATTAGCTCTAAAACAACTACTATCCGCCAAATTTCGAACATTTTTAACAATGCTTGGAATTATTATTGGTGTTTTTTCTGTTATATTACTTGTTTCAATTGGCGAGGCGATTTCAAAAAATGTTTCTAGCCAATTAGGAGATATGGGGAGTAATCTGGTATCTGTTAGCTTTTATTCCGATAATCCAAACGAGAAATTCACCTATAAAGAAGCGAATGGCCTTTTGAATGAGGAAGAAATTGGTTCGCCGGAAGTAATGAAGACCAAAGAAGTAAGAACGAATGTAAAGACAGCAAATAGCCAAGTAACTGGAGTAAATGAAGATTATGCGACTATAAAAAACTTAGAACTTACATCAGGTCGATTTTGTTCTAATGTAGATGTTCGATTTGCTCAAAAAGTGACTGTCATCGGTTCAGAAATTGCTAAAACGTATTTTAAAAATCAAAATCCAGTAGGAAAACATATCCAAATTGCCGGCGCTAGATATTTAGTTATTGGCGTTTTAAAAGAAAAAGGCGAGAGCTTATTCGGGTCAGCGGACAAGAAACTTTTTATTCCGGTCACTTCCGCAGAACGACTTTTTAAAACGGATTCTGTAGATTTATACTATATTCAAACTAAAAATACAGAACAAGTACCGGACGTTGTGAAGCGGACAAAACAGCAACTAAGCCAACTTTTTCCAAATAATAAAGAGGCGTATACGGTTGTCAATCAACAACAGGCGCTTGATACATTTGACAGCATTACTAGCACGCTTACCATTGGTTTAGGGGCGATTGCTGGGATTTCTTTGCTCGTTGGCGGGATTGGAATCATGAATATTATGCTCGTCTCGGTTTCAGAACGAACGCGAGAAATTGGTATTAGAAAAGCAATTGGTGCAAGTAGTGGGGACATTTTGAGGCAATTTTTGATTGAAGCGATTGTGCTTAGTTTGTTAGGCGGAGGTATCGGTATTTTACTCGGAATTTTTTCCGCGCAAATAGTTACAGCCGCATCTAGTTTTGACATGCATGTTTCTGCTACGACGATTCTTTTAGCAGTTGGATTTTCGATGTTTATTGGAATTGTGTTTGGTGTAGTGCCAGCGCAGAAAGCTTCGAAAAAAATGCCGATAGATGCGTTACGAGCAGATTAACTATAGGGGGCGTTTTTATGGAGAAAGAACAACAAGTCGATGATACATGGGTTTTAGTAGAAATTGTTAGTCTAGTAACCAATGTAGAACGACAAAGACTGAGAGAACTTAGTTACGCTGACTTAGAAGAATTTTATGAAAGAGTTGTGGTAGAACAATAAAGAAAATCCTACTTTTTGCGAGAATAATAAAACTATGCGAAAATAAAAGCAAATTAGTAGGAGGGGTTTAGATGTACGAATCGATTAGGAAACGTGATGATGGTACGACGCTCGTTGAATTTGGATTAGAAGTAAATGCGGAAGTAGCAGATGTATTTTCCTTATTAACGACCAACGAAGGGCTAGCAAAGTGGTTTAATGAGCTTGAAATAGGCGAGCTTGGCGCAAATGGGCATCTTCTTTTCATCATGACTCCTGAAGAAAAAATAACCATGCCAATCCGTGCATTTGAACCTAACAAAAAAATCGCCTTTCAGTGGGATCAAGATGAAGTAGCGTTTGAACTATACGAAATCGCGGGAAACAAAACAAAGTTAGTTTTTACAGAACAACTGACCGCAATTACAGAGCACAGCCCAAGAGATGTTTCCGGTTGGCATATTTGCCTGAAAAAACTACAAGCAAGCGCGGAGAAAAAGACGTACGATTTTAACAAAGCCACATTTGAAACCCTATTTGCCAAATACCAAAAAGCATTGAATAACGAAAAATAAATCCTTTAGAAAAGCCATAAATGAAGCTGGAAACGCTTTGTTTATGGCTTTTTTCTGTTTCAATTAATCTTTTTCCACTTTAACTGGAAATTCCTTATGTTCAAAAAAGTAATCGGTTTCATTAGAATGTAATTGTAAGCAAGGCATTGAAAAAATACGGGGTGACGAAATGATAGTATCGGAAGAACAATTATTTTTAAATCAGCATCTAAGCACAAAAGAAGAAGTGCTAGCTTTTATTGCAGACAAGGCAGAAGAAATCGGTATCACAACAAATTCAGCTCAGGTAGAACGCGACTTATGGGCTCGCGAAAAAGAATACGCGACTGCAGTACAACAATTAATCGCCATTCCACATGCGAAAACAGAGGCAATATCGGAGGCGAAACTGCTTTTTATTCGCCTAGTTGAACCGATTGATTGGGATTCCAAAGAAGGCTTTAAAGCACAAGCTATTTTTGCGATATTAGTTCCAGCAAGCGAGGCAAGTCAGCAACATTTGAAAATTTTATCAAGTGTGGCTGTGAATTTACTAGAAGAAGCGTTTCAAGAACAAATTTTAACGATTCAAACGGAACATGAGCTAATGGATTACTTGAAAGATAATTTGGAAGGAGAATTGATATGAAAGTTGTAGGAGTTACGTCATGTATTGCAGGGCTTGCGCATACACCAATGGCAGCCAAAGCACTAGAAAAAGCTGGAGTAAAATTAGGACACGATGTCAAAATTGAACAACAAGGAGCGATGGGCACAATTGATGAAATTACGCCAGCCGAAGTGAGCGCAGCAGATGTAGTTATCATCGCAGCAGATAAAGTTATCGACGGGGAAGATCGTTTCAAAGGAAAACCAGTCGTTCGTGTGAAAATTGGTCAATGTGTTGCGAACGGGGAAGCGGTGTTAAGTAAAGTAGTTGCAGCAATTGAAGCACGTAAACAAAAGGAGGCTAACTAAGTCATGAAAGGGAAATTAAACGAAGCAAAAGACCACTTAATGTCGGGTATATCGTATGCGCTACCAGTCATTATCGCAGGGTCACTTGTTGTAGCTGTTGCAAAATTGATTGGGATTATCGGTGGCGTTACAAATCTAGATGCCTACGCAGATGCAAGCGGATTTTATCATTACGTTTACTTATTCCAAAATGTAGGTTGGGCGGCAATTGGCTTACTTAACTTAGTACTTGCGGGATATATTGCTTATTCTATCGCTGGGAAACCTGCTCTTGCTGCTGGTTTTGTCGGCGGGGTCCTTGCTACTAGTACAAATGCTGGTTTCTTAGGCGCCGTTGTTGCTGGTTTCTTCGCAGGTTGGTTAACAAACTGGGTGAAAAAACATGTTCGAATCACTGGACCTGCTGCAAGTTCTTTACCACTAATTATTTTGCCACTTATCACAGTTGGTGCCACGGGGATACTGATGTCGCTAATTCTCGGCGGACCACTTGGTTGGTTAAACCAAACGTTACTTGATTGGGTAACTGAAATGTGTAAAAACGATACAAACGTCATTATTCTCGCACTTATTTTAGGAGCTATGATTGGTTTTGACCTTGGTGGACCGGTAAACAAAGCTGCTTGGATGGCTGGGAATGCGCTATTTATGAGTGGCATTTACCTACCTTCGATCATGATTAATGTCGCAATTTGTATTCCGCCACTTGGCTACGGAAT
Proteins encoded:
- a CDS encoding GntR family transcriptional regulator; protein product: MPKIAKSDRLENVAFEYIKNKITTGEYPTGYRVVEAKLSQELNMSRTPIRRAIINLCHSGFLVHQYNRGAFVQNTEVTITEFFSRMKLVELLVYESTEKLALREDYIVVDDIIEIAEKVIQYEKNREYELMRGAFEDFISTFIGKLNNDYFNRVIQDLWNEINDNATKEVRLIIVSASDRIAEELAHMIEILKSWNYEQLKKCFQHIMNAMILIAF
- a CDS encoding ABC transporter permease, whose translation is MNIFQSIKLALKQLLSAKFRTFLTMLGIIIGVFSVILLVSIGEAISKNVSSQLGDMGSNLVSVSFYSDNPNEKFTYKEANGLLNEEEIGSPEVMKTKEVRTNVKTANSQVTGVNEDYATIKNLELTSGRFCSNVDVRFAQKVTVIGSEIAKTYFKNQNPVGKHIQIAGARYLVIGVLKEKGESLFGSADKKLFIPVTSAERLFKTDSVDLYYIQTKNTEQVPDVVKRTKQQLSQLFPNNKEAYTVVNQQQALDTFDSITSTLTIGLGAIAGISLLVGGIGIMNIMLVSVSERTREIGIRKAIGASSGDILRQFLIEAIVLSLLGGGIGILLGIFSAQIVTAASSFDMHVSATTILLAVGFSMFIGIVFGVVPAQKASKKMPIDALRAD
- a CDS encoding NlpC/P60 family protein; translated protein: MKIIAARRKIFFALIALMISFSVLFLPTNSASAATTYKMTTTADVNVRTADNTSGKVIGFYKKGTTVTFTAKTKNNWYKTTYNGKVGYVSGKCLTTYKAPVATTQSFTALNNEARKHLGKRYKIGATGPSCFDCSGYTQYVYSKGIKKSIPRTAKQQYASAKKIKASELKNGDLIFFNYGKGIAHVGIYVGNGKMLNAQNNGVKYDTIKSGYWKKYIAGYGRVANLK
- a CDS encoding GNAT family N-acetyltransferase; the protein is MEFSIKEMPLEELEPKVIEGLMNHKERMGYSIPKSEPVFIGFAAINHEGEIVGGVTAKMSYGELYVSLLSVDQKMQGTGVGTALIEQVERYGREHHCHHISLTTFSYQAPEFYKKCGFIELGRITDFPLKGEEKYFFVKYL
- a CDS encoding PTS fructose transporter subunit IIC gives rise to the protein MKGKLNEAKDHLMSGISYALPVIIAGSLVVAVAKLIGIIGGVTNLDAYADASGFYHYVYLFQNVGWAAIGLLNLVLAGYIAYSIAGKPALAAGFVGGVLATSTNAGFLGAVVAGFFAGWLTNWVKKHVRITGPAASSLPLIILPLITVGATGILMSLILGGPLGWLNQTLLDWVTEMCKNDTNVIILALILGAMIGFDLGGPVNKAAWMAGNALFMSGIYLPSIMINVAICIPPLGYGIATLLRKKNYSTTFKEAGNGALIMGLIGVTEGAIPFTLRSPGKLIPLNVIACAIGSAVTMGLGAYVKMPPIGGMYGFFTIGNGWAYLVGGLVGAFIIGICANLFVNFTEEETAAADDAVDDIDISFDEIEIK
- a CDS encoding ABC transporter ATP-binding protein: MIQLFNISKSYQMGENTIKALDDISLQISEGEFLAIIGPSGSGKSTLMNILGILDKATVGEYYLNKRNLMRVSDRKISKIRNRKIGFIFQQFNLMPRLTAFENVELPLVYRGVGKAVRKRVVLKSLERVGLLDKKKHLPAQLSGGQQQRIAIARAIAGSPEIILADEPTGALDSKTGEEVMSLLKEIHREGNTLIMITHDQEIAQQAERIIEIKDGKLCEWNKL
- a CDS encoding PTS fructose transporter subunit IIB, with protein sequence MKVVGVTSCIAGLAHTPMAAKALEKAGVKLGHDVKIEQQGAMGTIDEITPAEVSAADVVIIAADKVIDGEDRFKGKPVVRVKIGQCVANGEAVLSKVVAAIEARKQKEAN
- a CDS encoding PTS sugar transporter subunit IIA is translated as MIVSEEQLFLNQHLSTKEEVLAFIADKAEEIGITTNSAQVERDLWAREKEYATAVQQLIAIPHAKTEAISEAKLLFIRLVEPIDWDSKEGFKAQAIFAILVPASEASQQHLKILSSVAVNLLEEAFQEQILTIQTEHELMDYLKDNLEGELI
- a CDS encoding immunoglobulin-like domain-containing protein — its product is MKKIIALITTVALLSMVVFNFIPSMVADAASTSESNLTYKDVRNGFYFVGYEDVQLEKGKSYKYTVAYEANVDMQATDTVTGQSAKAGLFIPNSSGVELDSNNVTTTQNNVVDVANDGNKVFTHTFEFTVKEDTKADIGTYLGAGSVIPTTPDATIIWKNVSVTNETPAEQPEAPVINAEDKTIEQNETFDALKEVTATDKKDGDLTKSVKVTKNTVDTTKSGEYDVDYSVTNSSKLTTTKSIKVTVTPVETKTNTAPVIDAKDQTIKVGDLFNSLKGVTATDKEDGDLTAKIKVTKDTVNNAEKGVYQVTYTVTDSGNLSASLTIKVTVTQDGKLIVNPSDPTNPADPSNPEVTKTPVEFERASVDPTTTKVNVNKIPKTGDSSMIWVVLAGLGLTTIGISSYRKKANR
- a CDS encoding efflux RND transporter periplasmic adaptor subunit, with the protein product MLIIVAISVGYYFIKENEKKTPQVINYKTVEANKTDLSVYVSAEGHIIKTVNEWPDYKDFAVQIMVDELEINQIKEKQAANVHVEAVDNKIYKGKVSDIDEKGIINGSVTSYKVTIDLENDDNLKENMSVSADVLVALEKMILTIPIEAVHTDKQDKNYVYIVDENKQKKKIWIETGKHNTKSIQVVKGLTEGQPVIIP
- a CDS encoding SRPBCC family protein, translated to MYESIRKRDDGTTLVEFGLEVNAEVADVFSLLTTNEGLAKWFNELEIGELGANGHLLFIMTPEEKITMPIRAFEPNKKIAFQWDQDEVAFELYEIAGNKTKLVFTEQLTAITEHSPRDVSGWHICLKKLQASAEKKTYDFNKATFETLFAKYQKALNNEK
- the proC gene encoding pyrroline-5-carboxylate reductase, with protein sequence MKKIGFIGAGNMGAAMIRGLAKANLGKEEDILVCGRDMEKLKPLKTEFNGIQLTTDIAQLAEQADIIILSVKPYTIPEILTAVKDKIIPEKIVISVAAGVTIKDLEELTSTETKIVRVMPNTPALVGEAMSSISPNSNVTAEETAHISTIFSSFGKAEVVAENLMDAVVGVSGSSPAYVYMFIEALADGAVLKGMPRDKAYKFAAQAVLGAAKMVLETGEHPGKLKDMVTSPGGTTIEAVKSLEDTGFRSSVISAVQAAANKNSSM
- a CDS encoding BH0509 family protein, with protein sequence MEKEQQVDDTWVLVEIVSLVTNVERQRLRELSYADLEEFYERVVVEQ